The following proteins come from a genomic window of Anopheles ziemanni chromosome 3, idAnoZiCoDA_A2_x.2, whole genome shotgun sequence:
- the LOC131286217 gene encoding vacuolar protein sorting-associated protein 4-like, which produces MANGSALQKAIDIVMKATKEDRNNNYEEALGLYEYGVEYFLHAIKYEAQGDKAKESIRAKCIQYLNRAETLKIYLEKGKKKPVNESQSADHSSDSDSGEPAKKKPQVKLEGAIVIEKPHVKWSDVAGLEGAKTVLKEAVILPLKFPYLFTGKRLPWKGILLFGPPGTGKSHLAKAVATEANNSTFFSVSSSDLVSKWLGESEKLVKSLFELARAHKPSIIFIDEIDSLCTARSDNESESTRRIKTEFLVQMQGLGSDNEGVLVLGATNTPWILDSAIRRRFEKRIYIPLPDEQARRVMFKIYLGNTAHTLTDENLYSLAAKTEGFSGSDISIVVRDALMQPVRRLQRATHFKRISGPSPADKKTICDDLLVACSPGDPEAIEMTWVDLPGDKLYDPPVTMNDMLKSLASTKPTVNDMDMKKLDKFSEDFGQEG; this is translated from the coding sequence ATGGCGAATGGTTCAGCTTTGCAGAAAGCGATCGACATCGTAATGAAGGCGACAAAGGAGGATCGAAACAATAACTACGAGGAAGCGCTCGGGTTGTATGAGTATGGCGTAGAATACTTTCTTCACGCAATCAAGTATGAAGCGCAGGGTGATAAAGCAAAGGAGTCGATACGAGCCAAGTGCATCCAGTATCTGAACCGGGCCGAGACGCTAAAGATCTACCTGGAAAAGGGCAAGAAAAAACCGGTCAATGAAAGTCAATCGGCGGACCACAGTTCCGACTCGGACTCGGGTGAACCGGCGAAAAAGAAGCCGCAGGTGAAGCTTGAGGGAGCGATCGTGATCGAAAAGCCGCACGTCAAGTGGTCCGATGTGGCTGGCCTGGAGGGTGCTAAGACGGTACTGAAGGAGGCTGTTATTCTGCCACTGAAGTTCCCGTATCTTTTCACCGGCAAGCGCCTACCGTGGAAGGGTATACTGCTGTTCGGGCCACCCGGAACGGGCAAATCGCATCTAGCGAAGGCGGTGGCTACCGAAGCGAACAATTCGACATTTTTCTCCGTCTCCAGCTCCGATCTGGTCTCGAAGTGGCTGGGTGAGTCGGAGAAGCTGGTGAAAAGCCTGTTTGAGCTCGCGCGTGCCCACAAACCTTCAATTATATTCATCGACGAGATCGACTCACTCTGTACGGCCCGGTCGGACAACGAGAGCGAAAGTACCCGACGCATCAAAACCGAGTTTCTAGTCCAGATGCAAGGTTTAGGTAGTGATAACGAGGGAGTCCTTGTCCTGGGCGCTACTAACACGCCTTGGATCCTGGATTCCGCTATCCGGAGACGCTTTGAGAAGCGCATCTACATTCCACTGCCGGATGAGCAAGCCCGGCGGGTAATgttcaagatttatctcggcAACACAGCTCACACGCTGACCGACGAGAATCTGTACTCGCTCGCTGCAAAAACCGAAGGTTTTTCTGGCTCGGACATCTCGATCGTGGTGCGGGACGCGCTCATGCAACCGGTTCGCAGATTGCAGAGGGCGACCCATTTCAAACGCATATCTGGTCCGTCCCCGGCTGATAAGAAGACCATCTGTGACGATCTGCTTGTGGCCTGCAGCCCTGGTGATCCGGAGGCTATTGAGATGACCTGGGTTGACCTACCAGGCGACAAGCTGTACGATCCCCCGGTAACCATGAACGATATGTTGAAATCTCTTGCCAGCACGAAGCCGACAGTGAACGACATGGATATGAAAAAGCTGGACAAATTTTCAGAAGATTTTGGTCAGGAAGGTTAA
- the LOC131288287 gene encoding parkin coregulated gene protein homolog, giving the protein MAKSASFLFEVRPLSASVAAKPLRSVKSASAALRPVPAFSIESLQKNTFVMGPPKAQKQRYMLQPKATSFRMYYERGDLPIKMEYLTGGDKIAWTVDIDKLDYGLYLPLFFDGLSETRHPYKTYARQGVQDLLAHGGDKIYPVIPQLIIPIKNALNTRNVEVMCVTLKIIQQLVMSSDLIGPALVPFYRQLLPMFNAYKVKNINSGDAIDYGQKNNMNVGDLIDETLQVLERHGGEDAFINIKYMVPTYESCYLN; this is encoded by the exons ATGGCGAAATCTGCGTCCTTCCTGTTCGAGGTCCGGCCACTGTCGGCCTCGGTAGCAGCGAAACCCTTGCGCAGTGTGAAGAGTGCGTCCGCGGCGCTCCGTCCGGTTCCAGCGTTCTCGATCGAATCGCTCCAGAAGAACACTTTCGTAATGGGGCCACCGAAGGCACAGAAAC AACGATACATGCTGCAACCGAAGGCCACTTCCTTCCGGATGTACTACGAGCGTGGTGATCTGCCGATTAAGATGGAGTACCTAACTGGCGGCGACAAGATTGCCTGGACGGTGGACATCGACAAGCTTGACTATGGGCTGTATCTGCCCCTGTTCTTCGACGGTTTGTCGGAGACGCGCCACCCCTACAAGACGTACGCCCGACAGGGTGTGCAGGATCTGCTGGCGCACGGTGGTGACAAAATTTATCCCGTCATTCCACAGCTCATTATCCCCATCAAGA ATGCCCTCAACACGCGCAACGTGGAGGTGATGTGCGTTACCTTGAAAATCATCCAGCAGCTGGTGATGTCGTCGGATCTGATCGGACCAGCGCTCGTCCCGTTCTACCGCCAGCTCCTTCCGATGTTTAACGCTTACAAGGTGAAAAACA TCAACTCCGGCGATGCGATCGATTACGGCCAGAAAAATAACATGAACGTGGGCGATTTGATCGACGAGACGCTGCAGGTGCTGGAGCGGCACGGTGGCGAGGACGCCTTCATCAACATCAAGTACATGGTGCCGACGTACGAATCCTGCTACCTAAATTAG
- the LOC131286216 gene encoding cytochrome b5 reductase 4, with amino-acid sequence MERNDKLQLPMLNKEVNNASTSPLKSPIQQSQLLPKQSSSSATGNPRNKTALKPGHSLMDWIRLGNSGTDLTGTGGRVQPVSHAELAKHDRLDDAWMAIRGKVYNVTRYMNFHPGGADELIRGIGKDATKLFEEVHAWVNYESLLAKCYVGPLRNTATVTLGDGKIPSSKLPPPPPSFLTATTNTMPSRAAKETLTINPLTASERPDPSDGLPESESPGVSIVNSGSDDSLKLSVPIVPRFDWIQKTSELTLIFYTRSLANPGVVVECVDHLEVTVTLLLEASVEHRYRFHLTNNVQWPCTARTSLETGKIELMFTKLCPALWTSYGQMTYERCENCEMQLHEYDVATRVEITHDSCALLLRPKNNCLLQVTPVGYHVSVSASIEGGEYVSRSYTPVPAAWISTDCPATSVPLLVKSYQDGCLSKQLTRPAPLATSLQLSQPSGNFALSKLRHHNRFALLAAGSGLTPMLALLDYLLDRTSNRIEHICLLYFNKTEADIWCRERLENLCKKDKRFILRHILSETTLPDLSSSPSATTSLSVGSPQIDGPSDAENHASYAHGRISLDIVRQLTTQSSPLYASYCCLCGPKPFNELCLQHFRETDHNPNHLHCFQG; translated from the exons GAAACCCCCGGAACAAAACCGCCTTGAAGCCGGGCCACTCGCTGATGGACTGGATCCGGCTGGGCAACTCGGGCACCGATCTGACTGGCACCGGGGGACGTGTGCAACCCGTCAGCCATGCCGAGCTGGCCAAGCATGACCGGCTCGACGATGCCTGGATGGCGATTCGAGGGAAGGTGTACAACGTGACGCGATACATGAACTTTCATCCCGGCG GTGCGGATGAGCTTATCCGTGGCATCGGTAAGGATGCGACAAAACTGTTCGAAGAGGTTCACGCCTGGGTCAACTACGAGTCTTTGCTGGCGAAGTGCTACGTCGGCCCACTACGTAACACGGCTACGGTTACCCTCGGCGATGGTAAAATACCTAGTAGTAAacttccaccacctccaccatcgTTCCTAACGGCTACGACCAACACCATGCCGAGTAGGGCAGCAAAAGAAACGCTAACCATCAATCCCCTAACCGCATCGGAACGACCGGACCCCAGTGATGGCTTGCCGGAAAGCGAAAGCCCTGGTGTGTCGATCGTAAACTCTGGTAGTGACGACTCGCTGAAGCTGTCCGTACCGATCGTGCCCCGGTTCGACTGGATCCAGAAAACGTCCGAGTTGACACTGATCTTCTACACGCGTTCGCTAGCGAATCCGGGCGTAGTAGTGGAGTGTGTGGATCATCTCGAGGTGACGGTGACGTTGCTGCTGGAGGCGAGCGTTGAACACCGGTATCGCTTTCACCTCACGAACAACGTCCAGTGGCCCTGTACCGCCCGTACCTCGCTCGAGACGGGCAAGATCGAACTGATGTTCACCAAGCTGTGTCCCGCGCTGTGGACTAGCTACGGGCAGATGACGTACGAGCGGTGCGAGAACTGCGAGATGCAGCTACACGAGTACGACGTAGCGACGCGGGTTGAGATCACGCACGATTCCTGCGCGTTGTTGCTGCGACCGAAAAATAACTGTCTGTTGCAGGTTACCCCCGTCGGTTACCACGTGTCCGTGTCGGCTTCCATCGAGGGCGGTGAGTACGTCTCCCGAAGTTACACACCGGTGCCGGCGGCTTGGATCAGCACGGACTGCCCCGCTACGTCCGTGCCCCTTCTCGTCAAGTCCTACCAGGACGGGTGCCTTTCGAAGCAGCTCACACGGCCCGCACCGCTGGCCACCTCGCTGCAACTTTCGCAACCCAGCGGAAACTTTGCGCTGAGCAAACTGCGGCACCACAATCGGTTTGCGCTGCTGGCCGCGGGCAGCGGACTGACACCGATGTTGGCCTTACTCGACTATCTGTTAGACCGGACCAGCAACCGGAT AGAACACATCTGCCTGCTGTACTTCAACAAAACCGAAGCCGATATCTGGTGCCGGGAGaggttggaaaatttatgcaaaaaggACAAAAG GTTTATCCTCCGACATATCCTCTCAGAGACGACGCTACCCGAtttatcatcatcgccatcggcTACCACATCTCTGTCGGTAGGATCGCCGCAGATTGACGGGCCGTCGGACGCTGAGAATCACGCCAGTTACGCGCACGGACGCATTTCGCTCGATATCGTCCGTCAGCTAACCACGCAAAGCTCCCCCCTGTACGCCAGCTACTGCTGCCTGTGCGGTCCGAAGCCGTTCAACGAATTGTGCCTCCAGCACTTTCGGGAGACGGACCACAATCCGAACCATCTGCACTGCTTCCAGGGTTAG